The Halotia branconii CENA392 region GAAGATAGAGATAATTATTTTGTAAATTCTCCTTGCATAATTTTTGAGGTGTTGTCACCAAGTACAGAAGTCGATGTGGTAGTTACTTGTAGTGATGAAGATAGAGATAATTATTTTGTAAATTCTCCTTGCATGATTTTTGAGGTGTTGTCACCAAGTACAGAAGTCAGCGATCGCCGCGAAAAGTTGGTTAATTATCAGACTATTAGTAGTTTACAGGAGTATGTTTTAGTTTCGCAAGATGAGATCAAAGTAGAAGTTTATCGTCAAGATTTGCTAGGGAATTGGACACAGGAAATTTTGGGAAGTGAAGATAAATTGGTTTTAAATTCGGTCAATTTATCTCTGACAATGGCAGATATATATGAAGATATTTTTTGATGTTAGAGATCGCAACTACGATTCAGTCTATTATTCATAATGCCCACCAATCGCTATGATGTATATGCTGTCTTCATCAAAACTATAGATTAATCGATCTTTATCAGATAGTCTTCTTGAATAATATCCAGCTAATTCATACTTCAAAGCTTCAGGTTTTCCTGTTCTTTGCGTGGGATCTCCTTTTTGCATTTCTTTGATGATATTAAACAATTGTTTGTGAATAGTTTTATTAGTTTCTCTTAAATATTCATAGGTTTGCAGAGTGTCCTCATGAAATACGATTGATCGCATGATGCTGCTGTTTATGGGTTTCGATTAGTAATTGAATTTGTGGAATCAGTTCTGGATTGTTGAGAATATAATCGAAATCAATCGAATGGATTGATTGGTTAGGGTGTGATTTTTGGGAATTATGCTTGAACTGACTGATCTGTTGCATGAGATGTGAGTTGCCCAAGACATATTCGGTTTCTTGATGGGTATCCATAAGGTTTAGTAGATTTTATCGGCTACGTTTATGTTTTTAGTATATCTGAATCATTCTTTGAAGAGCGATCGCAATCAACTTTTACCATACTCCTGTACGAAAAAAATCTGTCCGACTGCTTTTATATTTTGCTTCATAACCCGCAACAAACGATTCTGTAAGGTTCGACTATCCTCATCTAAAAAATCAATTATTGCCTTGACTTTCCCAGAATAATCACGATCGTATTTAAAAATAATCATGCCAGCATAATTTGGTGCAGTGCGATGTAGATCGATAAAATCTTGGCGATTTTCCGTAATCGAAATGCGACCTATCGCTGTGGCATACTGCAAAACAACATCGTCAGGAATCCCTTGATTTGCTTGACCTGCTTCGTAGGAAGTTAATACATCGTGTCCCTCCAATCTGAGTAAGTTTACCATTGCGATGGGAAAATTTTCATTAGAGTAAAATTGTAATGCCATTAAACTAAATCATCGTGAGCAATTTCTTGATCGATTTGTTCAGGATTTTGTTCGTAGTAATGCCAAGCTGCACTTAAATCTTCCGCAGTCAATCCAGGATAATTTGACAATAATTCTTCATCCGGGGCACCTTGTTGACGATATGCTACCAAAGTCCATACGGGAATTCGTGTATTTCTAATTCGCGCTTGTCCCCCGCAAACTTTTGGTGTAATCTGAATCGGATTTTGCAACATTTGCACGTAATTTAATGCTTGGTCAACTAATTCCTCTGGTAAAGCTGCAATTACTTCGAGCAATTGAGTCCTCTTATTCATGACAACAAAATCTCTCTCGCTTATTTCATCCTATGAAATTTTATAGTAATTATCCTAGCGACTATTTTGAAGCCCAATCTCAATTTCGGATAAGCGATCGCCAATACTAAAACCGACTTATATGTTTTGCGATCGCCTTTTCCCATCATCTCAAGGTGCGATCGCTAACCACAAAATCTCAAGGCGCGTTGGTGTAGCCTGCCGCAGGTATCGCCAACAAGTAATGGTCTAGTATTTTTCCCTAATCAGTTAAAATCATCTTCATCAATCTTCTTTCCTTTTACCCTTTTCCTTGGAATTATGTATGACGCAGGATGAGTTGTTGCAACTGATAAATCGCGCGGCAGCTGAGGGTTGGCAAGAGTTAGACCTGTCGGGGCATGTGTTGACTGAGTTACCTGTGGAGATTGGTAAGCTGAAGCAGCTTAACCTCCGTAACAACCAAATTACCCAGATTCCAAAGGCGATAGCTAAATTAACCAATCTCAGGCAGCTTAACCTCCGTAACAACCAAATTACCCAAATTCCAGAGGCGATAGCTAAATTAACCAATCTTAGGCAGCTTTCCCTTTATAACAACCAAATTATCCAGATTCCAGAGGCAATAGCTAAATTAACTAATCTGAGAACACTCGATCTCAGTTACAACCAAATTACCCAGATTCCCGAGGCGATAGCTAAATTAACCAATCTTAGGCAGCTTTCCCTCTATAACAACCAAATTGCCCAGGTTCCAGAAGCGATAGCTAAGTTAACCAATCTAACAACGCTTTACCTCAGTGGTAACCAAATTACCCAGATTCCAGAGGCGATAGCTAAATTAATCAATCTGACAACACTTGACCTCAGCGGCAACCAAATTACCCAGATTCCAGAGGCGATAGCTAAATTAACCAATCTGACAACACTTGACCTCAGCGGCAACCAAATTACCCAGATTCCAGAGGCGATAGCTAAATTAACCAATCTGACAACACTTGACCTCAGCGGCAACCAAATTACCCAAATTCCAGAGGTGATAGCTAAATTAACCAATCTGACAACGCTTCGCCTCCATAAAAACCAAATTACTCAAATTCCATTAGAAATTCTTAATTCAAAAAATGTAAAAGAGATTTTGAATTACTTGAGGCAAATTCGCACAAATGAAACTCGACCATTACACGAAGCCAAACTCTTGCTCATCGGACAAGGTAGCGTCGGCAAAACATCCCTCATCGAGCGACTAATCCGCAATAAATACGATAAAAATCAATCCCAAACCGATGGACTGAATGTAGAAACTTGGAACGTGCAGGTCAATAGCAAAGACATCCGCCTGAATGTTTGGGACTTTGGCGGACAGGAAATTTATCATGCCACCCATCAGTTTTTTCTGACTAAGCGCAGCCTCTATCTCCTCGTTTGTAATTGTCGCACCAGCGAAGAAGAAAACCGCATTGAATATTGGCTGAAACTAATCGAAAGCTTTGGCGGACAATCCCCCGTGATTATTGTTGGCAACAAAAAAGACGAACAACCCCTCGACATCAACCGCAAAGCGTTACGCGAGAAATATCCCAATATTCAAGCGATTATCGAAACTTCCTGCCAAGATAATACCGGCATTGATGAACTTCGCACCGCCATTTTGCAGCAAATCGCCAACCTCAAAGAAGTCTACGACCTTCTACCGCTGACATGGTTTGATGTTAAACAAAAACTCGAATCCATGCCTCAAGACTTCATCAGCTACAACCGCTATATCGGCATCTGCCACGAAAACAAGATTCCTGAAGAACAAAACCAAGAGCAACTCATAGACTTGCTGCACCGACTCGGCTTAGTTCTCAACTTCCGCGAGCATCCCATCCTCAAAGATACTAATGTCCTCAAACCCAACTGGGTTACAGAAGGCATTTATGCCCTTCTAAGCGATGAAAGCCTCAAAACTAAAACCAAAGGCATCTTCACCCCCGCCGATTTCACCCGCATCCTCAATCCAAATCGCTATCCCATCAAGCGTCACGGCTATCTAATCGGGCTGATGAAAGAATTTGAGCTTTGCTTTGCACTAGAATGTCAGCCACCACAATTCCTGATTGCGGGACTTCTACCCAAAGACCAACCAGGCGAAACAGAACTTCACGGCGAAACCCTCGAATTTCAATACCATTACAAAGTTCTTCCCAAAAGCATCATTTCCCGCTTCATCGTCATCACCCATGAGAAAATTCATAACCAAATCTATTGGCGCAGTGGCGTAATGCTTGCCTATCAAGAAAACAACGAAATCTACAACATCGCTCGCATCAAAGCCGATCCCGAAGACAAAAAAATTTTCATCACTATTAGCGGACGCAAAGAAACCCGGCGCTTATTTCTCGGCATCCTCCGCGATGTCTTCCAAAAAATCCACAAAAGTCTTCCCAATCTCGAAATCACCGAATGGGTTCCCGTCCCTGGCTATCCCAAACATCCACCCCTCGATTACCAAGAACTTCTCGGACTTGAATCGATGGGCGAAAGCAAAATCATCATCGGTAAACTAAAATTAAAACTCGATTTGCGTCAACTTTTAGATGGCTATGAAGACATTGGAACACGTCAAAGAAAGTCAAAAGGCGATCAATTTATTGATGTAGATGACTCACCTATTACAGTTAATGTCAATGTTAGCGATCGCCGTTCTAAAACCATTAACCAACATGGAGAAGGCGATAACTTTGCAGGCGATAATGTAAAAGGCAATAAAACAGCGCCTCGTTAGTTACTATATTTTGAGGTAATGCCCATGCTTGCAACTTCAAACAAACTCAATTTATTAGATATTGTTGCTCTTAAAACTCCCTTATTTGAACATAACCTCCTTGCAGGTCAAGTGGGAACTATTGTCGAAGTCCTCGCCCCTGAAGTATACGAAGTAGAATTTAGCGATGAGGACGGTCAAACCTATGCCACGCAAGCCTTACCAGCCCATCAGCTTCTTAAACTCTATTACAAACCCCTAAAAACTATGTCTAACACCATCAATCAATTCGGCAAAGGCGATAACGTTGCAGGTGATAAAATCCAAAATGACTTCCAAAAGGCAACTATTGGAATTGTTGCTCAAAACCAAGCCCAAGCCACAGTAAACAACCTTAATCAAACAAGCGGCGCAAGCGTAGCAGAAATAATGCAAATCATCAGCACCATGCGCCAAACTGTAGCCCAATTCCCGCCAGACATCCGCGACGACATGATTATTGATATTGATGATGTAGAAGTAGAAATTCAAAAGCCAGAACAAGAACGCAATTTACCCAAACTCAAAAAGCGTCTACTAGCTTTACTAACTGCTGCTACTGTAGTCGCTGCCCCGATCGCAGGTATGACAGATTTCACAAACAATGTTCTGGAAATAGCGAACAAAGTAGGCATAGAACTAAAGCTTCCCTCTGGTAAATAGACTTTTCTCACTCCAGAGGCGATCGCATAGGTTGAAATGATACCCGCCTTTGATTTGATGAAAATTGAACTAGCGATCGCAAAGCAAAATAATTACTAAATAATTGTTACCTTTTGCAGTATTTTTTTATAGATTTATGTCTAACTTCGAGCTTCGTCAGCATCACCATAAAACTCAGCATCTTTGAAATCAGACTCAGTGGATTTTTGAGAACCTGAAAACATACCAAAAGACATCCGCTGACTATCTGAACTGACTGATTTAGAAGTTAAAAAAGTGACAAAAACTTGGCTTTCAGTAATGTCTTGCGGGACTTCAGCTAATTCGATTTTGCCGTTCCTGTATATTCCTTGAATTGTTTGTAACATAATGGGTTGCGTTGAGGAAGTTGAGCGATCGCTAATAAATTACGGCACTAGAACATTTAACTAACTTACAGCAAACTCTGTATCAGAACACACCCTAGGAGGTTGAAAACCCAAAACTATATCTTGATGTGGTACACCTAATTTTAATAACTCATAAGCAATACCATCTTCCGTGGCATCATATTGAATCCAAATCTTGCCATTCTTAATATCCAAATGTAGCAAACATCCATAATCCCTGATATCGTTTTGCTTCCAACCCACATACACTAATTGATAGCGATCGCGCTCCGTATCAAAAATAGGTTGAGCCTCAACATTCTGTGACGATTTCATCGAGCGATCAGCTTTTGCTTGGATTAGTTGTTGAATGTATTGCCTGTAGAGAGCTACTTTATCCATTGCTCAATCGTCTCCTTTTCTTTAAACCGGCACAAAGCTCTAATTAATTTCAACTACTACCAGGCAGATAAAACACCCGATTCACTAGCACTTACCTAGCTTTTTAAATAAGACGAAACAGTCGGCTGTAACAGTTATGGCAACAAGCTCTACAAGAAATATATAAAGTTAAATTTTAGCAATTTTCATGGAGATTGAATAATGCTAACCGCTGCAAAAACATTATCTGGTTTGATGGGTTTATGTGTCGGTGATGCGTTGGGTGTACCAGTAGAGTTTACTAGCCGTGCTGAACGAGTTAAATCCCCGGTGACAAAGATGCAGGGTTATGGCACATGGAATCAACCGCCGGGAACTTGGTCTGATGATAGTTCTTTAACGTTTTGCTTGGCAGAAAGCCTTTGTAGAGGTTATTCCCTAGATGCCATAGCTAATTCCTTCTGGCGTTGGTACAAAGCGGCTTACTGGACTCCCCGTGGCGACTTGTTTGATATTGGTCAAACAACCCATGCGGCAATTATGCGCCTCAAACAGGGAGTTTTACCCCACCAAGCCGGCGGCAAGGTAGAAAACAGTAATGGCAATGGTTCCTTGATGAGAATCTTGCCGATGGCGTACTGTCATCAGACCTTAACTTTTAGCGAATTAATTTCGCGGGTGCATGATGTTTCGGCAATTACTCATGCTCATTTGCGATCGCAGATGGCCTGCGGCATTTACATTACTATTGCAGTAGAGCTATTAAAAGGGGCTAATCCTCAAACAGCTTATTTACAAGGCTTAGAAAATATCCAAAAAATCTATTCTGCTCGTGAACATATCTTAGAGAAGCCCCATTTTGGCAGAGTCTTGGGTGGTGAAATTGCCCAAGTGCCAATTGAAGAAATTAATTCTGGCGGCTATGTGATTGATACTTTGGAAGCGTCTTTATGGTGCTTATTAAATAGCTCATCCTACTCAGAGACTGTATTGAAGGCTGTCAACTTAGGCGGTGATGCGGATACTACGGCTGCGGTTACTGGTGGATTAGCCGGAATTTATTACGGTGTGGAAAATATTCCCCAAGAATGGATCAATCAAATCGCCCGTAAAAATGACATCATTAACTTGGCAATGCGTTTTGCAGCGGCTGTTTATAATTCGTAATTCGTAATTCGTAATTCGTAATTACCTTTTTGCGAAGGTTTCAGACATTTAAAGTGGACGGTTTATTTCCGCCAAACTGTATTAGGGATTAGGGACTAGGGAGCAGAGGATGAACAACCTTGGGAAAAGGTTAAAGGGTAAAGGATGAAGAAGTAAACCCTTTCCCCCTTACCCCTTTCCCTTTACCCTTTTTCCCCATGCCCAGTCTTAGACCAGAGACAGAGAGTAAACCTGACCATCAATTAAAAGTCGTGTGATACCTTTGGCTTGTAAGTGAATACTAGCCTTGTGTAACAGTTTACTATCAGGGACTTTAATGACGCGATCGCGCTTGGTAGAAAAGCGCTTTGCCACTCGGTGATTATCAAACACTGGCAAAGTTCTTTGCTGTGTTTCCAGGCTAGGAATTTGTCCTAAGTCGCCAAAATCTTTGAGTGGTCGAGTAATCAATTCGGAGGCGCGGTCAATTACCAAATAGCAAGTCTTGGGTAAAGGGGCTGCTGACAATGGCAGGACTTGAACTGGTATTTCACCCAACCTTCGTCTGGTAACTAAAGGTCTTGACCCCTCAAAATAATCATCATCATCTTCATAATCGTCTTCTTCTAAATCGTCTAAATCGTCCTCTTCTAAATCGTCTAAATCTTCCGACTCATCTAGCAAATCTTCACCCAGCATTTGGGCAATGACGGTTGCTTCTGGTCGTTCATCCGCTGGTATAGGGCTGGGAATGCTGGCTATTTCCGGCGGCTTTTCTTCTACAGTTTCTAATCGCTTGGCGGACCTCAGCTTTGGTTTTTCCATCGCCGAGGAGCGCCGTCGCACTCGTCTACTATCAGAGGTTAAATCCTCATCCTCATCTTCTTCGGGGTAAGTTTTTGCCTCTACTACTGTCTTTGGTGACTCAATATCTGGTAACTTCAAGCGTTGGTTTTCGCGACTGGGAAGTTCCTTTTCTGGCTCTGGTTGACTTAGTAAAGGTAACTGCTCATAGTTTACCTGCGCCCTGCCTTCAGGAGTTCTAGCAGCACGTTTTAAAGAAACGAGATATTCGTACTCATCTTCTGGTAAGGTGCTTTTGAGCAGACGGCTAATTGTGGAGTTACTCACGTCATAGCGTTCTGCTAAAGTTGAGGTTGTTTCAGCAGTTTCTCGATATAACTTTAGGATTTCTTGCTTGTCAGGATCTGTTAATTTTCTCACAGTAGATACCAAAATTTTCTAAGCTCGTTTGCGTCCACGCTCCCTCCGATTTCGGCTTAATGATGCGTCATGTTCTAGAACAGCGCCCATGCCAAATAAAACTCCACTAAATACCCAAAACACTTCTAGTATCTCTCCACTTTGATAATTGGGCCCTTGGGCATATTTAAACCACATATCTGCAATGTAGAGCGAAAACGCGGCCGCTGCAATCATTCGCCAAGACTGAGCGACTCGTCCCCCCCAGAAGGCGAGTAGGAGTGTGGTAGCAATAATCAGCAAAAATACATCGCTAACTACGTAAAACCAATTCAAAATAGTTGCTAGTAGTTCTGTAGATGTTGCCTGTTGCATAGAAATCCACCATGCCAACAAACTACCGAACAGTCCAATTGCTAAAACTATTAGCCATTGCCACTTTTCGAGATTGATTCGTCTGGATGCCACAGCTAAAATCATGCCTGCGCCAAGTGATAAATAAGTCAGTACAAAAAATACATCGCCAATAGACACATCTGGTTCTTCGTTTAAAATGATTTCGGTATATCCGAAAAATATCCCTCCCAGGAAATAAGACAGCATACCTATAGCAATTGCCAGCCAAACATTCCGGCTACTGACGATTTGTGGGCTGCGCCAGTTCCTCAAGCATAAAATACCAGCACCCAGGTAAGCGAAAGCTTCAAAAATATTTGTCCCAATTACATACCACTCGGCACGGCTTTCTACACCATCTGCGCCTGGAACTTTGGCACTAAATAATAAAAAGTATAACAGCGCCAGGACAGCCCAGCCGATACTAGCCAAGAGGATATTTTGATTGGTGAAAAGGGATTTTAAACGATAGGAATCTTTGTATGAACTACTCATAGGAATTGACTAGGTAAATGCACTTTGGCAGTTTTTTGGTGTGCAGGACTGTGTCGGTAGCGGTTTATCTGTCCAATGATGCACAATTGAACGCCAAAAGCAAATGCCATTAGCCGCAGTTTTCCAACACTTTCCATGCTATTGCCACAGTTTACTCAGTGAAGATTGATTTAGCCAACTGATAAACAGCGATCGCTCTGCTTCTGGCATATCTTGTAATCTATCAACGACTTGATGGGCAAAGTTAGCATTACCAAAATATGTTTTGCCTAATTTATGTAGTTCTTGTAAGAAAATCGTCACATGATTTTCTTGCCAAGCAGGTAGTTTGGCAGCCTCTAGCGGGTTAGTAGTTACTAACTGTTTAACTGCTTCTGGAGTGGATACTTCCGGAAATTGCTGTTTTTTCAATACTTCTGCAATATCTTTTTGAAATAATGATGCTTGCTTAGTCCCTAAAAATTCTTCAATTTCCATATCAACAGCTTGTAGCAGCAAAATACTGGCTTGGATAAAAATCCCTATTTTGCTATG contains the following coding sequences:
- a CDS encoding transposase; its protein translation is MRKLTDPDKQEILKLYRETAETTSTLAERYDVSNSTISRLLKSTLPEDEYEYLVSLKRAARTPEGRAQVNYEQLPLLSQPEPEKELPSRENQRLKLPDIESPKTVVEAKTYPEEDEDEDLTSDSRRVRRRSSAMEKPKLRSAKRLETVEEKPPEIASIPSPIPADERPEATVIAQMLGEDLLDESEDLDDLEEDDLDDLEEDDYEDDDDYFEGSRPLVTRRRLGEIPVQVLPLSAAPLPKTCYLVIDRASELITRPLKDFGDLGQIPSLETQQRTLPVFDNHRVAKRFSTKRDRVIKVPDSKLLHKASIHLQAKGITRLLIDGQVYSLSLV
- a CDS encoding ADP-ribosylglycohydrolase family protein, translating into MLTAAKTLSGLMGLCVGDALGVPVEFTSRAERVKSPVTKMQGYGTWNQPPGTWSDDSSLTFCLAESLCRGYSLDAIANSFWRWYKAAYWTPRGDLFDIGQTTHAAIMRLKQGVLPHQAGGKVENSNGNGSLMRILPMAYCHQTLTFSELISRVHDVSAITHAHLRSQMACGIYITIAVELLKGANPQTAYLQGLENIQKIYSAREHILEKPHFGRVLGGEIAQVPIEEINSGGYVIDTLEASLWCLLNSSSYSETVLKAVNLGGDADTTAAVTGGLAGIYYGVENIPQEWINQIARKNDIINLAMRFAAAVYNS
- a CDS encoding DUF4926 domain-containing protein, translated to MLATSNKLNLLDIVALKTPLFEHNLLAGQVGTIVEVLAPEVYEVEFSDEDGQTYATQALPAHQLLKLYYKPLKTMSNTINQFGKGDNVAGDKIQNDFQKATIGIVAQNQAQATVNNLNQTSGASVAEIMQIISTMRQTVAQFPPDIRDDMIIDIDDVEVEIQKPEQERNLPKLKKRLLALLTAATVVAAPIAGMTDFTNNVLEIANKVGIELKLPSGK
- a CDS encoding XisI protein, which translates into the protein MDKVALYRQYIQQLIQAKADRSMKSSQNVEAQPIFDTERDRYQLVYVGWKQNDIRDYGCLLHLDIKNGKIWIQYDATEDGIAYELLKLGVPHQDIVLGFQPPRVCSDTEFAVS
- a CDS encoding COR domain-containing protein, whose product is MTQDELLQLINRAAAEGWQELDLSGHVLTELPVEIGKLKQLNLRNNQITQIPKAIAKLTNLRQLNLRNNQITQIPEAIAKLTNLRQLSLYNNQIIQIPEAIAKLTNLRTLDLSYNQITQIPEAIAKLTNLRQLSLYNNQIAQVPEAIAKLTNLTTLYLSGNQITQIPEAIAKLINLTTLDLSGNQITQIPEAIAKLTNLTTLDLSGNQITQIPEAIAKLTNLTTLDLSGNQITQIPEVIAKLTNLTTLRLHKNQITQIPLEILNSKNVKEILNYLRQIRTNETRPLHEAKLLLIGQGSVGKTSLIERLIRNKYDKNQSQTDGLNVETWNVQVNSKDIRLNVWDFGGQEIYHATHQFFLTKRSLYLLVCNCRTSEEENRIEYWLKLIESFGGQSPVIIVGNKKDEQPLDINRKALREKYPNIQAIIETSCQDNTGIDELRTAILQQIANLKEVYDLLPLTWFDVKQKLESMPQDFISYNRYIGICHENKIPEEQNQEQLIDLLHRLGLVLNFREHPILKDTNVLKPNWVTEGIYALLSDESLKTKTKGIFTPADFTRILNPNRYPIKRHGYLIGLMKEFELCFALECQPPQFLIAGLLPKDQPGETELHGETLEFQYHYKVLPKSIISRFIVITHEKIHNQIYWRSGVMLAYQENNEIYNIARIKADPEDKKIFITISGRKETRRLFLGILRDVFQKIHKSLPNLEITEWVPVPGYPKHPPLDYQELLGLESMGESKIIIGKLKLKLDLRQLLDGYEDIGTRQRKSKGDQFIDVDDSPITVNVNVSDRRSKTINQHGEGDNFAGDNVKGNKTAPR
- a CDS encoding Uma2 family endonuclease codes for the protein MRSPIHVFSVAEYLAAESKSELRHEYLGGQIFAMTGGSKAHNIITLNIASRLRSQLRGGACDVFMSDMKVKLEAANQNQTIFYYPDVVVTCSDEDRDNYFVNSPCIIFEVLSPSTEVDVVVTCSDEDRDNYFVNSPCMIFEVLSPSTEVSDRREKLVNYQTISSLQEYVLVSQDEIKVEVYRQDLLGNWTQEILGSEDKLVLNSVNLSLTMADIYEDIF
- a CDS encoding Npun_F0813 family protein translates to MFILKRQDVEISSIQHPKRDQQVPILHYQGQTFRLISLFKASQEEEARALWRELTDNRGKACVLLEEADRFSVWGKVRLDQLGNDTGGHSKIGIFIQASILLLQAVDMEIEEFLGTKQASLFQKDIAEVLKKQQFPEVSTPEAVKQLVTTNPLEAAKLPAWQENHVTIFLQELHKLGKTYFGNANFAHQVVDRLQDMPEAERSLFISWLNQSSLSKLWQ
- a CDS encoding DUF433 domain-containing protein; the encoded protein is MNKRTQLLEVIAALPEELVDQALNYVQMLQNPIQITPKVCGGQARIRNTRIPVWTLVAYRQQGAPDEELLSNYPGLTAEDLSAAWHYYEQNPEQIDQEIAHDDLV
- a CDS encoding Txe/YoeB family addiction module toxin, with the protein product MRSIVFHEDTLQTYEYLRETNKTIHKQLFNIIKEMQKGDPTQRTGKPEALKYELAGYYSRRLSDKDRLIYSFDEDSIYIIAIGGHYE
- a CDS encoding DUF5615 family PIN-like protein; its protein translation is MALQFYSNENFPIAMVNLLRLEGHDVLTSYEAGQANQGIPDDVVLQYATAIGRISITENRQDFIDLHRTAPNYAGMIIFKYDRDYSGKVKAIIDFLDEDSRTLQNRLLRVMKQNIKAVGQIFFVQEYGKS